The Enterobacter kobei genome has a segment encoding these proteins:
- a CDS encoding cupin domain-containing protein yields MTDSTVTHKSGIKPEHLTMEEWVESRIARFEGRKYDWNALKFQADYDPKYRRAQMRYIGTGATGVANDTNTVQADHFTFSTMVLPSKCEGPLHLHDDVEEVFFMLKGQITLMIQDGEHYTETVLRERDLISVPPGIYRGLFNHGEEEALMCVMLGTNKPEIPTYPADHPLSKVKRN; encoded by the coding sequence ATGACTGATTCAACCGTAACCCATAAATCAGGCATCAAACCTGAGCACCTGACGATGGAAGAGTGGGTCGAGTCGCGCATCGCGCGCTTTGAAGGCCGTAAGTACGACTGGAACGCGCTGAAGTTCCAGGCCGACTATGACCCGAAATATCGCCGGGCGCAGATGCGCTACATCGGCACCGGCGCAACGGGCGTGGCGAACGACACCAACACCGTGCAGGCGGACCATTTCACCTTCTCCACCATGGTGCTGCCGTCGAAGTGTGAAGGGCCGCTGCACCTGCATGACGACGTGGAAGAGGTGTTCTTCATGCTTAAAGGGCAAATCACGCTGATGATCCAGGACGGCGAACACTACACCGAAACCGTGCTGCGCGAGCGTGACCTGATCTCCGTCCCGCCGGGTATCTATCGCGGCCTGTTTAACCACGGGGAAGAAGAGGCGCTGATGTGCGTCATGCTGGGGACCAATAAGCCGGAAATCCCGACCTATCCCGCCGATCATCCGCTTTCAAAAGTGAAGCGGAACTAA
- a CDS encoding OprD family outer membrane porin, translating into MKKELSLIGLGLFAALPAAASQQSDSQGFIDDSHLDLFLRNAYISRDYHQGQQDKAEWGQGIIATFTSGYTEGLVGFGVDGIAQYGVRLDGGRGKSGAGGIDFFKQEDDGRAKSDLAKFGATAKMRISNTVLSYGSQRPELPIVNADNSRLLFESYTGTLLTSKEIDGLEVNAGYFTDEQRKSDDRHDSGLKSLTFGGASYQFNEQFSGAVYASHNEEVMNKQYLGLNFKQPFSTGQQLVLDFNGYNSRLEQGYADSLDTGRSNTIWSLAASYIWDIHTFKVAYQQSSGSTGYNYGGYRNQGGVGDGGNTIWLANSYWSDFNGEDERSWQASYGLDFGGLGLPGLSWTTAYVRGDNIKTSETSNGKEHEWFNQIQYQVQDGPAKDLKLKLRYSVLRVSSNASDYNVGGDEIRAYVEYPFNVF; encoded by the coding sequence GTGAAAAAAGAATTATCGTTAATTGGTTTAGGTTTATTCGCCGCATTACCCGCCGCTGCAAGCCAGCAATCCGACAGTCAGGGTTTTATTGACGACAGCCATCTGGACCTGTTTTTACGCAATGCGTATATCAGTCGCGACTATCATCAGGGCCAGCAGGATAAAGCCGAATGGGGCCAGGGTATTATTGCCACCTTCACATCCGGTTATACCGAAGGGCTGGTGGGCTTTGGTGTAGACGGCATTGCACAGTATGGCGTTCGTCTGGACGGTGGCCGTGGAAAAAGCGGTGCGGGCGGTATCGACTTCTTTAAACAGGAAGACGATGGCCGGGCAAAATCCGATTTAGCGAAATTTGGCGCAACCGCCAAAATGCGTATCTCAAATACCGTGCTGAGCTACGGTAGTCAGCGTCCTGAGCTGCCGATCGTGAATGCCGACAACTCCCGCCTGCTGTTTGAAAGCTACACCGGCACCCTGCTGACCTCAAAAGAGATCGACGGTCTGGAAGTCAACGCCGGTTACTTCACCGACGAGCAGCGCAAAAGTGATGACCGCCACGACAGCGGCCTGAAGAGCCTGACCTTCGGTGGCGCGAGCTACCAGTTTAACGAGCAGTTCAGCGGTGCGGTGTATGCCTCGCATAATGAAGAGGTAATGAACAAGCAGTACCTGGGCCTGAATTTCAAACAACCGTTCAGCACCGGGCAGCAGCTGGTACTCGACTTTAACGGCTATAACTCGCGTCTGGAGCAGGGTTACGCCGACAGCCTCGACACGGGCCGCAGCAACACCATCTGGAGCCTGGCAGCGAGCTATATCTGGGACATTCACACGTTCAAAGTGGCATACCAGCAGAGCAGCGGCAGCACCGGCTACAACTACGGTGGCTACCGCAACCAGGGCGGTGTGGGTGACGGCGGCAACACCATCTGGCTGGCTAACTCCTACTGGTCTGATTTCAACGGCGAAGACGAACGCTCATGGCAGGCATCGTACGGCCTGGACTTTGGCGGACTCGGCCTGCCGGGCCTGAGCTGGACCACCGCCTACGTGCGTGGCGATAACATCAAAACCTCTGAAACCAGCAACGGCAAAGAGCATGAGTGGTTCAACCAGATCCAGTACCAGGTGCAGGATGGTCCGGCGAAAGATCTGAAGCTGAAGCTGCGCTATTCCGTGCTGCGTGTCTCCAGCAACGCCAGCGATTACAACGTGGGTGGGGATGAGATCCGTGCTTACGTGGAATACCCGTTTAACGTGTTCTGA
- a CDS encoding alpha/beta fold hydrolase, which translates to MTGFREQGSGIPLMLLHGISSGAASWHKQMALKGFRVLAWDMPGYGESPMLTVERASAGDYADALAAMLDRAGVWQAVLVGHSLGALVASAFAAKFPDRVRHLVLADAAQGYGQAAPEQREQVWRSREQQMALGGEILAQTRAAKLLRPGARGEDIATVASGMRKLRPEGYLAAAWMLAHDDIHGWLKRYSGTFEVWCGEQDAITQPELVQGLALRYGMPFTAIPQAGHASYLDNAAFFNQQLLRINEEVRDECTN; encoded by the coding sequence ATGACGGGTTTTCGTGAACAGGGAAGCGGCATTCCGCTGATGCTGCTGCATGGGATCAGCTCGGGTGCTGCCTCCTGGCATAAGCAGATGGCACTGAAGGGTTTTCGCGTGCTGGCGTGGGACATGCCCGGTTATGGCGAAAGCCCGATGCTGACCGTAGAACGGGCGAGTGCGGGAGATTACGCCGATGCACTGGCGGCAATGCTTGACCGCGCGGGCGTCTGGCAGGCGGTACTGGTCGGCCATTCTCTCGGGGCGCTGGTCGCCAGCGCCTTTGCGGCGAAGTTTCCCGACCGGGTGCGGCATCTGGTGCTGGCAGATGCCGCGCAGGGCTACGGTCAGGCCGCACCGGAGCAACGCGAGCAGGTCTGGCGCAGCCGCGAGCAGCAGATGGCGCTGGGCGGTGAAATCCTTGCCCAGACCCGCGCGGCGAAGCTGTTGCGCCCCGGCGCCCGCGGGGAAGATATCGCCACCGTCGCGTCGGGCATGCGCAAGCTGCGTCCTGAAGGCTACCTTGCCGCCGCGTGGATGCTGGCACACGACGATATTCACGGCTGGCTTAAACGTTACTCCGGCACGTTTGAGGTCTGGTGCGGCGAGCAGGATGCGATCACGCAGCCCGAGCTGGTGCAGGGGCTGGCACTGCGCTACGGCATGCCGTTTACCGCCATTCCCCAGGCCGGGCACGCCAGCTATCTCGATAACGCGGCGTTTTTTAACCAACAGCTTTTACGCATTAACGAAGAGGTGCGCGATGAATGCACAAATTGA
- a CDS encoding M48 family metallopeptidase has translation MKMRAIVLALGTTLMLSGCQNMDSNGLMTSGAEAFQAYSLSDAQVKALSDQACKDMDGKATIAPANSTYTQRLNKIASALGDNINGQPVNYKVYMAKDVNAFAMANGCIRVYSGLMDMMTDNEVEAVIGHEMGHVALGHVKKGMQVALGTNAIRAAAASAGGIVGSLSQSQLGDVGEKLVNSQFSQRQESEADDYSYDLLRKRGINPSGLATSFEKLAKLEAGRQSSMFDDHPASEERAQHIRDRMAADGIK, from the coding sequence ATGAAAATGCGTGCAATAGTGCTGGCCCTGGGTACAACGCTCATGCTGAGCGGCTGTCAGAATATGGATTCTAACGGTCTGATGACGTCAGGCGCAGAAGCCTTTCAGGCCTACTCCCTGAGCGATGCGCAGGTTAAAGCGCTGAGCGATCAGGCCTGTAAAGATATGGACGGAAAAGCCACGATTGCGCCGGCTAACAGTACCTACACACAGCGTCTGAATAAGATTGCTTCCGCGCTCGGCGATAACATCAACGGTCAGCCGGTGAACTATAAGGTTTACATGGCTAAAGACGTCAACGCCTTCGCGATGGCAAACGGCTGCATCCGCGTCTATAGCGGGCTGATGGATATGATGACCGACAACGAAGTGGAAGCGGTTATCGGCCATGAAATGGGTCACGTTGCGCTCGGTCACGTGAAAAAAGGGATGCAGGTCGCCTTAGGCACCAACGCCATCCGTGCGGCGGCTGCCTCTGCGGGCGGTATCGTGGGCAGCCTGTCTCAGTCACAGCTCGGCGATGTCGGAGAAAAGCTGGTCAATTCCCAGTTCTCCCAGCGCCAGGAGTCCGAAGCGGATGACTACTCTTACGATCTGTTGCGCAAACGCGGAATTAATCCGTCAGGTTTAGCCACCAGCTTCGAAAAACTGGCGAAGCTGGAAGCGGGACGCCAGAGCTCCATGTTTGACGATCACCCGGCCTCAGAAGAACGTGCACAACATATTCGCGACCGTATGGCCGCAGATGGAATTAAATAA
- a CDS encoding aldehyde dehydrogenase has product MDDLKIFIGGHWRHGGGNPMQSHFPADGSINATLNAASLDDLNDAIEAGERAWRDPAWRSSLPHMRARILHKVADLIESRVEELAKMQSRDNGKPLAEARGLVMSAAGTARYFASACELLEGELPTPRQPDLLTLSRYEPLGVVAAITPWNSPIASEMQKVAPAIAAGNAVILKPAEATPLMALELARIFEQAGLPAGLQSVLPGKGSVIGDALARHPKVRKISFTGGTTTGRHLAHVAAEKLIPASLELGGKSPTIVLEDADIEQAARGICYGIFSSAGQACIAGSRLFIHESIYAPLMSRLLELTRGLRVGHPFTDGTHVGPLINPKHRQSVQDYVELAKREGGRVLCGGEIPADPELANGSFFLPTLIEGLSNSARTCQEEIFGPVLVAMPFRDEATLIREANDSVYGLAAGIWTRDAGRALRLSEQLEAGTVWINTYKVFAISTPFGGFKESGLGREKGIQGLKAWMQQKSIYLATGNSVNHWCD; this is encoded by the coding sequence ATGGACGATCTGAAGATTTTTATCGGCGGCCACTGGCGACATGGTGGAGGCAACCCGATGCAGAGCCATTTCCCGGCAGACGGGTCGATCAATGCGACGCTGAATGCGGCAAGTCTCGACGATCTGAATGACGCAATCGAGGCCGGCGAGCGGGCGTGGCGCGATCCCGCGTGGCGCAGCAGCCTGCCGCACATGCGCGCGAGGATCCTGCATAAGGTCGCGGATCTGATTGAATCCCGCGTCGAGGAACTGGCGAAAATGCAGAGCCGCGATAACGGCAAGCCGCTCGCGGAGGCGCGTGGGCTGGTGATGAGTGCGGCAGGGACAGCGCGCTACTTTGCCTCTGCCTGCGAGCTGCTGGAAGGGGAACTCCCGACGCCACGCCAGCCGGATCTGCTGACCCTGAGCCGCTATGAACCGCTCGGCGTGGTGGCTGCCATCACGCCATGGAACTCGCCGATTGCCAGCGAAATGCAAAAGGTTGCCCCGGCGATTGCCGCCGGAAATGCGGTGATCCTCAAACCTGCCGAGGCCACGCCACTGATGGCGCTGGAGCTGGCGCGTATTTTTGAACAGGCCGGGCTGCCCGCCGGGCTGCAGAGCGTGCTACCCGGTAAAGGCTCGGTGATTGGCGATGCGCTGGCGCGTCACCCTAAGGTGCGCAAAATCTCCTTTACCGGTGGCACCACTACGGGCCGCCATCTTGCACACGTGGCGGCGGAAAAGCTGATCCCGGCATCGCTGGAGCTGGGCGGAAAATCACCGACCATCGTGCTGGAAGACGCAGACATCGAGCAGGCCGCGCGCGGCATCTGCTACGGCATTTTTAGCTCGGCAGGGCAGGCGTGCATCGCCGGTTCACGGCTGTTTATCCACGAGAGCATTTACGCGCCGCTGATGTCGCGGCTGCTTGAGCTCACGCGCGGGCTGCGCGTCGGACATCCGTTTACTGACGGTACCCATGTCGGGCCGCTGATTAACCCTAAACATCGTCAGAGCGTGCAGGATTACGTCGAGCTGGCGAAGCGCGAAGGGGGCCGCGTGCTGTGCGGCGGGGAGATCCCGGCCGATCCTGAGCTGGCAAACGGCAGTTTCTTCCTGCCCACCCTCATCGAAGGGCTGAGCAACAGCGCCCGCACGTGTCAGGAGGAGATCTTCGGCCCGGTACTGGTGGCGATGCCGTTTCGCGACGAGGCCACGCTTATCCGCGAGGCCAACGACTCGGTGTACGGCCTGGCGGCGGGGATCTGGACGCGCGATGCCGGGCGCGCGCTGCGCCTGAGCGAACAGCTTGAGGCGGGCACGGTGTGGATCAACACCTACAAAGTCTTTGCGATTTCAACCCCGTTCGGGGGCTTTAAAGAGAGCGGTCTGGGCCGCGAAAAGGGCATTCAGGGGCTGAAAGCCTGGATGCAGCAAAAGAGCATTTATCTGGCGACGGGTAACAGCGTCAACCACTGGTGCGACTGA
- the tkt gene encoding transketolase: MSSRKELANAIRALSMDAVQKAKSGHPGAPMGMADIAEVLWRDFLNHNPQNPAWADRDRFVLSNGHGSMLIYSLLHLTGYDLPIEELKNFRQLHSKTPGHPEVGYTAGVETTTGPLGQGIANAVGMAIAEKTLAAQFNRPGHDIVDHFTYAFMGDGCMMEGISHEVCSLAGTLKLGKLVAFYDDNGISIDGHVEGWFTDDTAARFEAYGWHVVRGVDGHDADSIKRAVEEARAVTDKPSLLMCKTIIGFGSPNKAGTHDSHGAPLGDAEIALTREALGWKHPAFEIPSEIYAQWDAKEVGQAKEAAWNEKFAAYAKAFPQEAAEFTRRMKGEMPSDFDAKANEFIAKLQANPSKIASRKASQNAIEAFGPLLPEFLGGSADLAPSNLTLWSGSKPINEDTAGNYIHYGVREFGMTAIANGISLHGGFLPYTSTFLMFVEYARNAVRMAALMKQRQVMVYTHDSIGLGEDGPTHQPVEQVASLRVTPNMSTWRPCDQVESAVAWKYGVERQDGPTALILSRQNLAQQERTPEQLANIARGGYVLKDCAGQPELIFIATGSEVELAVAAWEKLTAEGVKARVVSMPSTDAFDKQDAAYRESVLPKAVSARVAVEAGIADYWFKYVGLNGAIVGMTTFGESAPAELLFEEFGFTVDNVVAKAKELL; encoded by the coding sequence ATGTCCTCACGTAAAGAGCTTGCTAATGCTATTCGTGCGCTGAGCATGGATGCAGTACAGAAAGCCAAATCCGGCCACCCGGGTGCCCCTATGGGTATGGCAGATATCGCCGAAGTCCTGTGGCGTGATTTCCTTAACCACAACCCGCAGAACCCGGCATGGGCTGACCGCGACCGTTTCGTGCTGTCTAACGGCCACGGCTCTATGCTGATCTACAGCCTGCTGCACCTCACTGGCTACGATCTGCCTATTGAAGAGCTGAAAAACTTCCGCCAACTGCACTCCAAAACTCCAGGTCACCCGGAAGTGGGTTACACCGCTGGCGTAGAAACCACCACCGGCCCACTGGGTCAGGGTATTGCTAACGCAGTGGGTATGGCGATTGCTGAGAAGACGCTGGCGGCGCAGTTCAACCGTCCTGGTCATGACATTGTTGACCACTTCACCTACGCGTTCATGGGCGACGGCTGCATGATGGAAGGCATTTCTCATGAAGTGTGCTCCCTGGCAGGTACCCTGAAGCTGGGCAAACTGGTTGCGTTCTATGATGACAACGGCATCTCCATCGACGGTCACGTTGAGGGCTGGTTCACTGACGACACCGCAGCACGTTTCGAAGCCTACGGCTGGCACGTTGTGCGCGGCGTTGATGGCCACGATGCTGACTCGATTAAACGTGCAGTAGAAGAAGCGCGCGCGGTCACCGATAAACCGTCCCTGCTGATGTGCAAAACTATCATCGGCTTCGGTTCTCCGAACAAAGCGGGTACGCATGACTCCCACGGCGCACCGCTGGGCGACGCGGAAATCGCATTGACCCGTGAAGCATTGGGCTGGAAACACCCTGCATTCGAAATTCCATCTGAGATCTATGCTCAGTGGGATGCAAAAGAAGTGGGCCAGGCGAAAGAAGCTGCCTGGAACGAGAAATTCGCCGCCTATGCGAAAGCCTTCCCTCAGGAAGCGGCTGAGTTTACCCGTCGTATGAAAGGCGAAATGCCGTCTGACTTCGACGCGAAAGCGAACGAATTCATCGCTAAGCTGCAGGCGAACCCATCTAAAATCGCCAGCCGTAAAGCGTCCCAGAATGCGATCGAAGCATTTGGTCCATTGCTGCCTGAATTCCTCGGCGGTTCCGCTGACCTGGCGCCATCTAACCTGACTCTGTGGTCAGGTTCTAAGCCAATTAACGAAGACACTGCCGGTAACTACATCCATTACGGTGTACGTGAATTCGGTATGACCGCGATTGCCAACGGTATCTCCCTGCACGGCGGTTTCCTGCCGTACACCTCTACCTTCCTGATGTTCGTAGAGTATGCGCGTAACGCCGTGCGTATGGCTGCGCTGATGAAACAGCGTCAGGTGATGGTCTACACCCACGACTCCATCGGTCTGGGCGAAGATGGCCCAACTCACCAGCCGGTAGAGCAGGTGGCTTCCCTGCGCGTGACTCCGAACATGAGCACCTGGCGTCCATGTGACCAGGTTGAATCTGCGGTAGCGTGGAAATACGGCGTTGAGCGTCAGGACGGCCCAACTGCGCTGATCCTCTCCCGTCAGAACCTGGCACAGCAGGAGCGTACGCCAGAGCAGCTGGCGAACATCGCTCGCGGTGGTTATGTGCTGAAAGACTGTGCAGGCCAGCCTGAGCTGATCTTCATCGCGACCGGTTCTGAAGTTGAACTGGCGGTTGCAGCATGGGAAAAACTGACTGCCGAAGGCGTGAAGGCGCGCGTGGTCTCCATGCCGTCTACCGATGCGTTCGACAAACAGGATGCGGCTTACCGTGAATCTGTTCTGCCTAAAGCGGTTTCTGCGCGTGTGGCAGTGGAAGCGGGTATCGCTGACTACTGGTTCAAATACGTGGGCCTGAACGGCGCTATCGTCGGTATGACCACTTTCGGTGAGTCTGCGCCGGCAGAATTGCTGTTCGAAGAGTTCGGCTTCACCGTTGATAACGTTGTCGCTAAGGCGAAAGAACTGCTGTAA
- a CDS encoding thiamine pyrophosphate-binding protein — translation MSEMITVGDAIARTLEQYQVEAIYGVISIHNLPIADAVGQRGNIRFVPARGEAGSVTMADAHGRFSGLGVALTSTGAGAGNAVGALVEAMNACTPLLHLTGQVEKAWLDADTGFIHETRDQLSFLKASSKRAYRISNANQAIAILHKAIQDAQTPPCGPVSVEIPIDIQSANIPLSLVTAPMKPTSVATVDPAIVDALWAQLKQAKQPLLWLGGGALRSADAVKKLADAGITVISSTHARGVLPDSHRGSLRAFHNSPSVEALIAQCDFTLVAGSRLRSNETRSWTLALPSPRVQVDIDPAAASRNYLMDNTLIADCSALLSALADNVQGREWGNAQWDALVQQAVEQAGQGLRDQCGPYARLNDAIEKALPQDGLLVRDITVSGSLWGSRLFRANGPLMNIHSLAGAIGMGLPMAIGTAIANPQRKVVGLVGDGGLSLNLGELATLAQEKANVTLLIMNDGGYGVMRGIQDKYFGGRQYYNELHTPDFTLLAQAIGLQAWSVERAEDFDAVMTEALAMPGPSVVEVRMGQIGALKFAGPPQKTLY, via the coding sequence ATGAGCGAAATGATAACCGTCGGCGACGCCATCGCCAGAACGCTGGAGCAGTATCAGGTTGAGGCCATCTACGGCGTCATCTCCATTCACAACCTGCCAATCGCGGATGCAGTCGGGCAGCGCGGCAACATTCGCTTCGTGCCCGCGCGCGGTGAAGCGGGATCCGTGACCATGGCCGACGCCCACGGACGTTTTTCCGGTCTCGGCGTGGCGCTGACCAGCACCGGTGCGGGTGCGGGTAACGCGGTAGGCGCGCTGGTAGAAGCGATGAACGCCTGCACGCCGCTGCTGCATTTAACCGGACAGGTCGAAAAAGCCTGGCTGGATGCCGATACCGGATTTATCCATGAAACCCGCGACCAGCTGAGCTTCCTGAAGGCCAGCTCCAAACGGGCGTACCGCATCAGCAACGCCAACCAGGCGATAGCTATCCTGCACAAAGCGATTCAGGACGCGCAGACGCCGCCGTGCGGGCCGGTCTCTGTTGAGATCCCGATTGATATTCAGAGTGCCAATATTCCGCTTTCGCTGGTGACCGCACCGATGAAACCGACGTCGGTCGCCACCGTGGACCCCGCGATAGTTGACGCACTCTGGGCGCAGCTGAAGCAGGCAAAACAGCCGTTGCTGTGGCTGGGCGGCGGAGCGCTGAGAAGCGCTGATGCGGTGAAAAAACTGGCGGATGCAGGCATCACCGTCATCTCCAGCACCCACGCGCGCGGCGTGCTGCCGGACAGCCATCGCGGTAGTCTGCGGGCGTTTCACAACTCGCCATCGGTTGAAGCGCTCATCGCGCAATGTGACTTTACGCTGGTCGCCGGTTCACGCCTGCGCAGCAACGAAACCCGCTCATGGACGCTGGCGCTGCCGTCTCCACGGGTACAGGTAGATATCGATCCGGCGGCGGCGAGCCGTAATTATCTGATGGATAACACGCTGATAGCCGATTGTTCCGCGTTGCTTAGCGCGCTGGCCGACAACGTACAGGGGCGTGAGTGGGGCAACGCGCAGTGGGACGCGCTGGTTCAACAGGCGGTTGAGCAAGCCGGGCAGGGCCTGCGCGATCAGTGCGGCCCCTATGCGAGACTTAACGATGCCATCGAGAAAGCGCTTCCGCAGGACGGCCTGCTGGTGCGCGATATCACCGTGTCCGGCAGCCTGTGGGGCAGCCGCCTGTTCCGCGCCAACGGCCCGCTGATGAACATTCACTCGCTGGCCGGAGCCATTGGTATGGGGCTGCCGATGGCCATTGGCACCGCGATAGCTAACCCGCAGCGCAAGGTTGTGGGGCTGGTGGGTGATGGCGGTCTGAGTCTGAACCTCGGCGAACTGGCGACGCTGGCCCAGGAGAAAGCCAACGTGACGCTGCTGATCATGAACGACGGGGGGTACGGCGTAATGCGTGGTATTCAGGATAAGTATTTCGGCGGGCGTCAGTATTACAACGAGCTGCATACGCCGGACTTCACGCTGCTGGCGCAGGCAATTGGCCTGCAGGCATGGAGCGTTGAGCGTGCCGAGGATTTTGATGCCGTTATGACAGAAGCGCTGGCGATGCCGGGCCCGTCGGTAGTGGAAGTGCGGATGGGGCAGATTGGCGCCCTGAAGTTTGCCGGGCCGCCGCAGAAGACGCTGTATTGA
- a CDS encoding SDR family oxidoreductase — translation MNAQIDGRVAVVTGGSSGIGFETLRLLLGEGTKVAFCGRDPDRLASAHATLQNEYPDGEIFSYRCDVLNAAEVQGFADAVQARFGAADMLINNAGQGYVAHFSDTPREAWLHEAELKLFGVINPVQAFQPLLERSDIASITCVNSLLALQPEEHMIATSAARAALLNMTLTLSKELVGKGIRVNSILLGMVESGQWQRRFESRTDKSQSWPEWTADIARKRGIPMARLGKPQEPAQALLFLASPLASFTTGASLDVSGGFCRHL, via the coding sequence ATGAATGCACAAATTGACGGGCGCGTAGCGGTAGTCACCGGCGGTTCTTCTGGCATTGGCTTTGAAACGCTGCGCCTGCTGCTGGGCGAGGGGACAAAAGTGGCTTTCTGCGGCCGAGACCCGGACCGGCTCGCCAGCGCCCACGCGACGCTGCAAAACGAATACCCCGACGGCGAGATTTTCTCCTACCGCTGCGACGTGCTAAACGCTGCCGAAGTCCAGGGCTTTGCGGATGCCGTTCAGGCCCGCTTTGGCGCGGCGGACATGCTGATCAACAACGCCGGGCAGGGCTACGTGGCGCATTTCAGCGATACCCCGCGCGAAGCGTGGCTGCACGAAGCCGAACTGAAATTGTTCGGGGTGATCAACCCGGTGCAGGCGTTTCAGCCTCTGCTGGAGCGGTCCGATATCGCCTCCATTACCTGCGTGAACTCCCTGCTGGCGCTGCAGCCGGAGGAGCACATGATCGCCACTTCTGCCGCCCGTGCTGCGCTGCTGAATATGACGCTGACGCTCTCAAAAGAGCTGGTGGGTAAAGGTATCCGCGTGAATTCCATTTTGCTCGGCATGGTGGAGTCCGGGCAGTGGCAGCGCCGCTTTGAGAGCCGGACGGACAAAAGTCAGAGCTGGCCGGAGTGGACGGCGGATATCGCGCGTAAACGTGGCATCCCGATGGCGCGTCTCGGCAAACCGCAGGAGCCCGCGCAGGCGCTGCTGTTCCTCGCCTCGCCGCTGGCGTCATTCACCACCGGCGCCTCGCTGGACGTTTCCGGCGGCTTCTGCCGCCACCTGTAA
- a CDS encoding aspartate dehydrogenase has protein sequence MKKIMLIGFGAMAQAVIERLPAGVAIGWIVARESHHAAIHTQFGDAVMALGTPVACADTPDLVLECASQQAVAQYGEDILRRGWHLAVISTGALADSALEQRLLSAGGKLTLLSGAVAGIDGLAAAKEGGLERVTYQSRKSPASWRGSYAEQLIDLNAVSEASVFFEGSAREAARLFPANANVAATVALGGVGMDETRVQLMVDPATKRNTHTLHVEGVFGEFHLELSGLPLASNPKTSTLAALSAVRACRELALS, from the coding sequence ATGAAAAAGATCATGTTAATTGGTTTTGGCGCCATGGCGCAGGCGGTGATTGAGCGTTTACCCGCGGGCGTGGCTATTGGCTGGATCGTGGCGCGTGAATCTCATCATGCGGCGATTCACACACAGTTTGGTGATGCAGTGATGGCGCTCGGTACGCCGGTGGCATGCGCTGACACGCCCGATCTGGTGCTGGAGTGCGCCAGCCAGCAGGCGGTGGCGCAGTACGGCGAGGACATATTGCGTCGCGGCTGGCATCTCGCGGTGATCTCCACCGGCGCGCTGGCGGACAGCGCGCTGGAGCAGCGTTTGCTCAGTGCTGGGGGCAAGCTGACGTTGCTCTCCGGCGCGGTTGCCGGTATCGACGGGCTTGCGGCGGCGAAAGAGGGCGGGCTGGAACGCGTGACCTATCAGTCGCGCAAAAGCCCGGCCAGCTGGCGCGGCAGTTATGCTGAGCAGCTTATCGACCTTAACGCGGTGTCTGAGGCGAGCGTTTTCTTTGAAGGCAGCGCCCGCGAGGCGGCGCGCCTGTTCCCGGCGAACGCCAACGTGGCGGCGACGGTGGCGCTCGGTGGCGTCGGGATGGACGAGACGCGCGTGCAGCTGATGGTCGACCCGGCAACGAAGCGCAATACCCACACGCTGCATGTCGAAGGCGTGTTCGGCGAGTTCCATCTTGAGCTGAGTGGATTGCCGCTGGCGTCTAACCCTAAAACCTCCACTCTTGCAGCACTGAGCGCGGTACGCGCCTGCCGCGAGCTGGCCCTGAGCTGA